A genome region from Blautia coccoides includes the following:
- a CDS encoding glycoside hydrolase family 13 protein encodes MEKAWWKEAVVYQIYPRSFMDSNGDGIGDLQGVISKLDYLKELGIDVVWMSPCYKSPNEDNGYDISDYRDIMDEFGTMEDFRALLTGIHERGMKLIMDLVVNHTSDEHPWFIESRKSKDNPYRDYYIWRDAKDGKEPNNWTSYFSGPAWEFDKTTGQYYLHLFTKKQPDLNWENVKVRYEVYDMMKFWLDMGCDGFRMDVANLYSKVPGLPDGEPRQGRIGAENYQNGPRIHEFFHEMNREVLSKYDIMTVGEMSDVSLEEALKYAGNDKNELNMVFQFEHDDLDTLDGERWAYREVPLSELKRVFSKWQTAMDGRGWNSLYWTNHDQPRTVSRRGNDKEFRKESQKMLYTMLMTMQGTPYIYQGEEIGMTNVSFDIEDYNDVEIRNCWSERVVNGNADPEKLFDGIRYRARDNARTPMQWDDTENAGFTTGKPWLKVNPNYKEINVKEALADTDSVFYYMQRLIRMRKENEAAVYGDFKEYEPENEQLYIYERNFEGEKLFVILNFSGEKAKFHIPEEWKNQNTELLISNYEGEALKDREMRPYEAAVYLKIR; translated from the coding sequence ATGGAAAAAGCATGGTGGAAAGAAGCAGTAGTATACCAGATTTACCCTCGTAGTTTTATGGATTCCAACGGAGACGGAATCGGAGATCTGCAGGGTGTTATCAGTAAGCTGGATTATCTAAAGGAGCTGGGGATTGACGTTGTGTGGATGTCGCCCTGCTATAAATCCCCAAATGAAGATAATGGATATGATATCTCTGATTACAGGGATATCATGGATGAGTTTGGAACAATGGAAGACTTCAGGGCGCTGCTGACGGGAATTCATGAAAGAGGAATGAAATTGATTATGGACCTGGTGGTAAATCATACTTCAGATGAACATCCATGGTTTATAGAATCCAGGAAATCTAAAGACAATCCTTACCGGGATTATTATATCTGGAGGGATGCGAAAGACGGAAAAGAGCCAAACAACTGGACCTCATATTTCTCAGGTCCTGCATGGGAATTTGATAAGACAACAGGGCAGTATTATCTCCATCTATTTACAAAAAAGCAGCCGGATTTGAATTGGGAGAACGTAAAAGTACGCTATGAAGTCTACGATATGATGAAATTCTGGCTGGATATGGGATGCGACGGATTCCGCATGGATGTTGCAAACCTGTATTCTAAAGTACCGGGGCTGCCGGACGGGGAGCCGCGCCAAGGAAGGATTGGGGCTGAGAATTATCAGAACGGTCCCCGCATTCACGAATTTTTTCATGAGATGAACAGGGAAGTGCTGTCTAAATACGACATCATGACCGTAGGAGAAATGTCAGATGTCTCTCTTGAAGAGGCATTGAAATATGCAGGTAATGATAAAAATGAACTGAATATGGTATTCCAGTTTGAGCATGACGATCTGGATACCCTGGATGGGGAACGTTGGGCTTATAGAGAGGTTCCTCTTTCCGAATTAAAAAGAGTTTTTAGTAAATGGCAGACTGCAATGGACGGTAGAGGATGGAACAGCCTGTACTGGACAAACCACGATCAGCCCAGAACCGTCTCAAGAAGAGGAAATGATAAAGAGTTCCGAAAAGAGAGCCAGAAAATGCTGTATACCATGTTGATGACCATGCAGGGAACGCCCTATATCTATCAGGGAGAAGAAATCGGAATGACAAATGTTTCTTTCGACATTGAGGACTACAATGACGTGGAAATCCGTAACTGCTGGAGCGAGAGGGTGGTAAACGGAAATGCTGATCCCGAAAAACTGTTTGATGGCATTCGTTACCGTGCGAGGGATAATGCAAGAACACCTATGCAGTGGGATGATACAGAAAATGCAGGCTTTACCACAGGAAAACCGTGGCTTAAGGTGAATCCCAACTACAAGGAGATTAACGTAAAAGAAGCGCTTGCGGATACAGATTCCGTTTTCTATTATATGCAGAGGCTTATCCGTATGAGAAAAGAAAATGAAGCTGCCGTCTACGGGGATTTCAAAGAGTATGAACCGGAAAACGAACAGCTTTATATTTATGAAAGAAACTTTGAAGGGGAAAAGCTGTTTGTAATTCTGAATTTTTCAGGGGAAAAAGCTAAGTTCCATATACCAGAGGAATGGAAAAATCAGAATACGGAGCTTTTGATCAGCAACTATGAAGGGGAAGCGTTAAAAGATAGAGAAATGCGTCCATACGAAGCGGCTGTTTATCTGAAAATTAGATAA
- the pgmB gene encoding beta-phosphoglucomutase: MKYQGIIFDLDGVICHTDDYHYQAWKMLADKLGIYFDETINNRLRGISRMESLDIVLEKYHKTLTWEEKVKYAEEKNTFYKNLLRKMSPADLSLEVKETLDQLKGKGLKLAIGSSSKNAGFILERIGLAKYFDAVSDGNNISNSKPDAEVFLKAVQFMKLEPKDCLVVEDSVAGLQAAVNGNMDCAAMGDAVKSELATYQLQYFKDLLTAVEDGFQ; encoded by the coding sequence ATGAAATATCAAGGCATCATTTTTGATCTGGACGGTGTAATCTGTCATACGGATGATTATCATTACCAAGCATGGAAAATGCTGGCAGATAAACTTGGAATTTACTTTGATGAAACCATTAACAACAGACTAAGAGGGATAAGCCGTATGGAGAGTCTGGACATTGTTTTAGAAAAATACCATAAGACTCTCACCTGGGAAGAAAAAGTGAAGTATGCGGAAGAAAAAAATACCTTCTACAAGAATCTCCTTAGAAAGATGTCACCTGCTGATTTAAGCCTGGAAGTAAAGGAAACCTTGGATCAGCTTAAAGGAAAAGGTTTAAAACTGGCTATAGGCTCATCCAGTAAAAATGCGGGGTTTATTCTGGAAAGAATCGGGCTGGCCAAATATTTCGATGCAGTTTCTGATGGGAACAATATATCTAATTCAAAACCGGATGCGGAGGTATTCCTCAAAGCAGTTCAGTTTATGAAACTGGAACCAAAAGACTGTCTGGTTGTGGAAGATTCAGTAGCAGGACTACAGGCGGCAGTAAACGGAAACATGGATTGCGCAGCAATGGGTGATGCTGTGAAATCAGAATTGGCCACCTACCAACTTCAGTATTTTAAAGATTTATTGACGGCAGTGGAGGATGGCTTTCAATGA
- a CDS encoding glycoside hydrolase family 65 protein has product MNMMKYDAGTGELKNWLIQENTFDERYLGKCEAIFAQGNGYLGVRNALEEAYTGEVRNTFITGTFNKASREEVTELPNAADMTGMTIMIDGHEINLSQGELNAYKRTMNLKNGEVIREFTWTSPSGVTINARFQRIVSLADEHLIAAALCFSVDKDAAVSIETGIDGSVTNSGSQHFKDLKRRIYEARDMQYLARTTESGVWFAQHAACGLDTDAEVIPIMGRRTLMNKFSFKVPAGKWIHFEKISVLHTSRDKVYEGTDAVNITKMLKKDGMTALKAAFAKGYEVLKQESEDKWKEYWKKSDILIEGDADFDQLAVRFALYHLNIMVKHDDNRVGIGAKALTGEGYKGHSFWDTEMFILPYFTFTRPQTARTLLEYRYRNLFGAHLKAREYGYEGAMYPWECAWIDDGEVTPLYIGADVVTGKLTKCWTGIIEHHITADIAYAVEQYYLVTGDKEFMEDYGYEIILETALFWTSRLQYNAEKARYEILDVIGPDEYKEHVDNNAYTNYMAANNMSQALKIIAQLSEEDSESYRKLDEKLNLSYIKEKIEACIDKIYLPIPNEDGIIPQSDQFLSLKKLDLTKYKNSDEVLTIYKDFNTEQLNQYMVSKQADTVMLLFLLDSLFDQEIKRKNFIFYEDKTLHDSSLSKSTHAILASDFGLEKMAYDLYEGALAIDLGTQMKSSNEGIHSASAGGIWESTVMGFGGVRMEGEHMHIAPKLPKKWNRLVFPLCFKGNSLIVKAGHKSVTVENNGKKDVVILLGKEMVTIAAGQKVKRNL; this is encoded by the coding sequence ATGAATATGATGAAATACGATGCAGGAACCGGTGAACTGAAAAACTGGCTGATTCAGGAAAACACTTTTGATGAGAGATATCTGGGAAAATGTGAAGCGATTTTTGCCCAGGGAAATGGTTATCTCGGTGTCCGCAACGCTTTGGAGGAGGCTTATACAGGAGAAGTAAGAAATACATTTATTACAGGAACGTTTAATAAAGCTTCCAGGGAAGAAGTGACAGAGCTGCCAAATGCTGCGGATATGACTGGTATGACAATTATGATAGATGGCCATGAAATTAATCTGTCTCAGGGAGAATTGAATGCATATAAAAGAACTATGAACCTGAAAAATGGGGAGGTTATCCGTGAATTTACATGGACAAGTCCATCCGGTGTGACTATAAATGCCCGGTTTCAGAGAATTGTATCGCTGGCGGATGAACATCTGATTGCAGCAGCCCTATGTTTCTCAGTGGATAAAGACGCAGCAGTGAGCATTGAAACGGGAATAGACGGCAGTGTGACAAACAGCGGTTCTCAGCATTTCAAAGACCTGAAAAGAAGAATTTATGAAGCAAGGGACATGCAGTATCTGGCAAGGACCACAGAATCCGGAGTTTGGTTTGCACAGCACGCAGCATGTGGCTTGGATACGGATGCAGAGGTAATTCCTATTATGGGAAGAAGAACCCTGATGAATAAATTTAGTTTCAAGGTGCCGGCCGGGAAATGGATTCATTTTGAGAAGATTTCGGTTCTTCATACCTCCCGTGACAAGGTATATGAAGGCACGGATGCGGTAAATATTACGAAAATGCTGAAAAAGGATGGCATGACAGCTTTGAAAGCCGCATTTGCCAAAGGCTATGAAGTGCTGAAGCAGGAAAGTGAAGACAAATGGAAAGAATACTGGAAGAAAAGTGATATTCTCATTGAAGGAGATGCGGATTTTGATCAGTTGGCAGTTCGTTTCGCGTTGTATCACTTAAATATTATGGTAAAGCATGATGATAATCGTGTGGGAATCGGAGCAAAAGCCCTTACGGGAGAAGGGTATAAGGGTCATTCCTTCTGGGATACAGAGATGTTTATTCTTCCTTATTTTACCTTTACAAGGCCACAGACAGCAAGAACACTGCTGGAATATAGATATAGAAATCTGTTTGGAGCTCACCTAAAAGCCAGAGAATACGGGTATGAAGGTGCCATGTACCCTTGGGAATGTGCATGGATTGACGATGGTGAGGTGACTCCATTATATATCGGAGCAGATGTTGTTACAGGAAAGCTGACCAAATGCTGGACAGGGATTATTGAACATCATATTACCGCAGATATCGCTTATGCAGTGGAACAATATTACCTGGTTACAGGTGATAAAGAATTTATGGAAGATTACGGCTATGAAATTATTCTGGAAACGGCACTGTTTTGGACAAGTCGGTTACAGTACAATGCAGAAAAGGCTAGGTATGAGATCCTTGATGTTATCGGGCCGGATGAATATAAAGAACATGTGGACAATAATGCATATACAAACTATATGGCTGCAAACAATATGAGCCAGGCTCTTAAAATTATTGCTCAGCTTTCGGAGGAGGATTCGGAATCATATCGAAAGCTGGATGAAAAATTGAATCTTTCTTATATCAAAGAAAAGATTGAAGCATGTATTGATAAGATTTACCTTCCAATCCCCAATGAGGATGGGATCATCCCTCAGTCTGATCAGTTTCTGAGTTTAAAAAAGCTGGATCTTACGAAGTATAAGAACTCCGATGAGGTGCTGACCATTTACAAGGATTTCAATACGGAACAACTGAATCAGTATATGGTTTCTAAACAGGCAGATACTGTTATGCTGCTGTTTCTTCTGGATTCTTTATTTGATCAGGAAATAAAACGTAAGAATTTTATTTTTTATGAAGATAAGACTCTTCATGATTCCTCTTTGAGTAAATCTACACATGCAATCCTGGCAAGTGATTTCGGTCTGGAAAAAATGGCATATGACTTGTATGAGGGAGCATTGGCCATTGATTTGGGAACACAGATGAAATCTTCCAACGAAGGAATCCATAGTGCATCCGCAGGCGGCATATGGGAGAGTACGGTAATGGGATTCGGTGGTGTGAGAATGGAGGGTGAACATATGCACATTGCTCCAAAACTGCCGAAAAAATGGAATAGGCTTGTATTTCCGTTATGCTTTAAGGGAAATTCTTTAATAGTCAAAGCGGGTCATAAATCAGTGACGGTAGAAAACAATGGGAAAAAGGATGTTGTGATCCTTCTTGGAAAAGAAATGGTGACAATAGCAGCAGGGCAGAAGGTTAAAAGAAATCTATAG
- a CDS encoding carbohydrate ABC transporter permease: MEKIKEKIIKIFMYTVMIFTVIVSVFPIIWVIMSAFKTNAQILSSPFSLPTSIKFDAFVYIFEKYNFVQYFINSALICVVSTAASLVVFAMGGYVIAKFRFPGKSLIFALFTITLLVPAQSKAQPLFSLVMKLNLYDNIWGVTLVYLSMGLAMSMFILKSTFMAIPKSLDEAATLDGAGFFTIFWKINFPLAKSGLATAGILMFLNNWNEYFYASLLTSSDKNRTLPLALQFFTESFSYDYTKLFAALTIVVLPGILLYVCAQEQVQASVAASGVKG; this comes from the coding sequence ATGGAAAAAATAAAAGAGAAGATCATTAAAATTTTTATGTATACAGTAATGATATTCACAGTTATCGTATCTGTTTTTCCTATTATCTGGGTTATCATGTCTGCCTTTAAAACAAATGCTCAGATTTTATCAAGTCCCTTTTCACTGCCTACTAGTATCAAGTTTGATGCTTTTGTGTATATTTTTGAAAAGTATAATTTTGTCCAATACTTTATTAATTCTGCACTGATCTGTGTGGTATCAACAGCTGCTTCCCTTGTGGTTTTTGCGATGGGCGGTTATGTAATAGCAAAATTCAGATTTCCTGGAAAAAGTCTCATCTTTGCACTGTTTACCATCACTCTTCTAGTTCCGGCACAGTCTAAGGCCCAGCCGTTGTTTTCGCTGGTCATGAAGTTAAATCTGTATGATAATATCTGGGGAGTTACGCTGGTATACCTGTCCATGGGGCTTGCCATGTCTATGTTTATTTTGAAATCAACCTTTATGGCTATTCCAAAGTCACTGGATGAGGCGGCAACTTTGGATGGTGCGGGATTTTTCACTATATTCTGGAAGATAAATTTTCCACTGGCAAAAAGCGGTCTTGCCACCGCAGGGATTCTGATGTTCCTGAATAACTGGAATGAATATTTCTATGCATCCCTGCTTACTTCTTCTGACAAGAACAGAACACTGCCACTGGCACTGCAGTTTTTTACGGAATCATTCTCTTATGACTATACAAAATTATTTGCTGCCCTGACAATTGTCGTACTTCCTGGCATTCTTCTATATGTATGTGCACAGGAGCAGGTACAGGCATCTGTGGCGGCTTCAGGGGTAAAAGGCTAA
- a CDS encoding carbohydrate ABC transporter permease: MKKQKVKISKLERRNYKCIYLFLLPSLLIFLIFYLQPIITVFYTSLTKWDGFNAPVFVGLKNYIDMFTNDAFRISLKNILLWSLIAGTLHVGFGVLVAFILYHKPKGWKFTRAVFMVPNVISAAAWAMIYRFIFNDDMGILNNIIRKINPDFHIQWFYESPYAFWAVTFTWLFYAVIVTLIVLNDLMAIPEELTEAAKVDGATGWQITRMIHLPLCRNAIGTGVICSITSRVAMYEQIALTTAGGPGDDTMNLPIILVKSIQDLKYGYANANGVIMFILGLVILAMVNRVFKMNESVY, translated from the coding sequence GTGAAAAAACAAAAAGTTAAAATCAGTAAGCTGGAAAGAAGAAATTATAAATGCATATATCTTTTTCTGCTTCCATCCCTTCTGATTTTTCTGATATTTTACCTACAACCCATTATTACCGTATTTTATACATCACTGACAAAGTGGGACGGATTTAATGCACCGGTTTTTGTTGGTTTAAAAAATTACATAGATATGTTTACAAATGATGCATTCCGTATCTCTCTGAAAAATATACTTTTGTGGTCCCTGATCGCAGGAACGCTTCATGTGGGATTCGGCGTTTTGGTCGCGTTCATCCTGTATCACAAACCAAAGGGATGGAAATTCACTCGTGCAGTATTTATGGTGCCTAACGTTATCTCTGCGGCGGCGTGGGCCATGATATACAGATTTATTTTCAATGATGACATGGGTATTTTGAACAACATTATCCGAAAGATCAATCCGGATTTCCACATACAGTGGTTTTATGAATCGCCGTATGCATTCTGGGCGGTTACATTTACCTGGTTATTCTATGCGGTTATTGTCACGCTGATCGTACTGAATGACCTGATGGCTATTCCTGAAGAATTGACAGAAGCGGCAAAGGTGGATGGTGCAACGGGCTGGCAGATTACACGTATGATCCATCTTCCACTCTGCCGGAATGCTATTGGTACAGGTGTGATATGCTCCATTACTTCCCGTGTAGCCATGTATGAACAGATCGCGCTCACCACGGCCGGAGGCCCCGGAGATGATACCATGAACCTTCCAATCATTTTGGTAAAATCTATTCAAGATCTGAAATACGGCTACGCCAACGCCAATGGTGTGATCATGTTTATTCTTGGACTGGTTATCTTGGCCATGGTGAACAGGGTGTTTAAAATGAACGAAAGTGTTTATTAA
- a CDS encoding ABC transporter substrate-binding protein → MVLSLTACGGNKNETSEGGEAKESKGVIELKFPTYLAGENVGATFFLPEIERFNEKYEGKYKITVEEVPQASYADKIKQLAQQNKLPVLVHAPGSGGIDTQWFKQVVLANDMAYDLTEFAEENSDIAANWVPESREFCTVDGKLICKPTSVLKPVGLYYNSSMYTPEKDIRDMTVDEFVDSLGDNKMAFMTAENGWTTALMLTALIANEEGGVELLNSSVNDKLWDYSAPAFVNGVAKLQTILQNNASSNTVGAAYADAANAFMSKNAAVICNGSWMAPEFEEGSADKWSNGFNGEDVKATIYPGNIAFANSSSYGEFWIANTATDEEKEAAEAFLAFRDSQEEIEKLVLTEGGIAPQLTYSDNFLAELKKTTLLYELSESMNDETTYCASLGDVFPASVADTEFGKLLPKLIDNTLTPEEFCDELTKKAEEAKQ, encoded by the coding sequence ATGGTGCTTAGTCTGACGGCATGCGGCGGCAACAAAAATGAAACGTCAGAAGGTGGAGAGGCAAAAGAAAGCAAAGGAGTTATCGAATTAAAGTTCCCAACATATCTTGCTGGTGAAAATGTGGGAGCAACTTTCTTTCTTCCTGAAATAGAGCGTTTCAATGAAAAGTATGAAGGAAAGTATAAAATTACAGTTGAAGAAGTTCCTCAGGCCTCTTATGCAGATAAAATCAAACAGCTTGCCCAGCAGAATAAGCTTCCTGTTCTGGTGCATGCTCCAGGTTCAGGCGGTATTGATACGCAGTGGTTCAAACAGGTTGTACTGGCCAATGACATGGCATACGACTTGACAGAATTTGCAGAGGAAAACTCAGATATAGCAGCAAACTGGGTTCCCGAATCAAGGGAATTTTGTACAGTAGATGGTAAATTAATTTGTAAACCAACGAGCGTGCTCAAACCTGTAGGCCTTTATTATAACAGTTCCATGTACACCCCGGAAAAGGATATCAGGGATATGACGGTTGATGAATTTGTGGACAGCTTGGGAGACAACAAGATGGCATTCATGACGGCAGAAAACGGCTGGACGACAGCCTTAATGCTGACAGCTCTGATCGCAAACGAGGAGGGCGGTGTTGAACTGCTGAACAGTAGTGTGAATGATAAACTATGGGATTACTCTGCTCCTGCTTTTGTAAACGGAGTTGCAAAATTGCAGACAATACTTCAGAATAATGCGTCATCGAATACTGTGGGTGCAGCATATGCCGACGCAGCAAATGCATTTATGAGCAAAAATGCGGCAGTCATTTGTAATGGTTCCTGGATGGCACCTGAATTTGAAGAAGGCTCAGCAGATAAATGGAGCAATGGTTTTAATGGTGAAGATGTAAAAGCAACCATTTATCCCGGAAATATTGCATTCGCAAACTCCAGCTCATACGGGGAATTCTGGATAGCCAATACAGCAACTGATGAAGAGAAAGAAGCGGCAGAGGCATTTCTTGCATTTCGTGATTCCCAGGAGGAAATCGAGAAATTGGTATTGACAGAAGGCGGAATTGCTCCTCAGCTTACCTATTCGGACAACTTTTTGGCAGAGCTGAAAAAAACTACTTTGTTATATGAATTATCTGAAAGTATGAATGATGAAACAACCTATTGCGCAAGTCTTGGGGATGTATTCCCTGCATCTGTAGCTGATACAGAATTTGGCAAGCTGCTTCCAAAACTCATTGACAACACACTGACACCGGAAGAGTTCTGTGATGAACTTACAAAGAAGGCAGAGGAAGCAAAACAGTAA
- a CDS encoding LacI family DNA-binding transcriptional regulator, translated as MAVSIKDVAKNAGVSVSTVSRALNGYTDVNEKTRKKVQKTVRELGYVPNQSAKNLSSKSKRNMALIISDLYKNDRMDEFTGNILRGIYEYVNERGTTVATYGISTKMQKEKLLEDMCSEYSLSGVIIMGMKIQDEYLIEAGRLDIPCVAIDTALQGENIATVMTNDEAAFEEITDYVLDQGHREVVLIKGKEDAEVTHKRYLGFKRAVEKHRIDINDIGIFDCHFNEAKAFENTKAYIEKYQKTRATAFICMSDLMALGVCRAVSECGYSVPEDFSVTGFDGLYTLDYIKPGITTINQNIREKGYVGIKVLNDMLNGEVVSDRIFVPHKLIVRDSVKRLDI; from the coding sequence ATGGCAGTTTCTATTAAAGATGTGGCTAAAAATGCCGGTGTATCTGTAAGTACAGTTTCAAGAGCCTTGAATGGTTATACGGATGTAAATGAAAAAACGAGAAAAAAGGTTCAAAAGACAGTACGCGAATTAGGATATGTGCCAAATCAAAGTGCTAAGAATCTATCCTCTAAGTCAAAGAGAAATATGGCATTGATTATATCTGATTTGTATAAAAATGATAGAATGGATGAATTTACCGGCAATATACTCAGGGGAATTTATGAGTATGTGAATGAAAGAGGAACCACTGTAGCAACTTATGGAATCAGCACGAAAATGCAGAAAGAAAAACTTTTGGAAGATATGTGCAGTGAATATAGTCTTTCGGGTGTTATTATTATGGGTATGAAAATACAGGATGAATATTTAATAGAAGCCGGTAGACTTGATATTCCCTGTGTTGCGATTGATACAGCGCTTCAAGGGGAAAATATTGCTACTGTGATGACGAATGATGAAGCAGCTTTTGAAGAGATCACAGATTATGTGTTGGATCAGGGACATAGAGAGGTGGTTTTGATAAAAGGTAAAGAAGATGCGGAAGTAACACATAAACGTTACCTGGGATTCAAAAGAGCCGTTGAAAAGCATAGAATAGATATAAATGACATAGGAATATTTGACTGCCATTTTAATGAGGCAAAGGCGTTTGAAAACACAAAAGCATACATAGAAAAATATCAAAAAACAAGAGCTACCGCATTTATCTGTATGAGTGATCTGATGGCTCTTGGTGTCTGCCGAGCAGTAAGTGAGTGTGGATACTCTGTACCAGAAGATTTTTCTGTAACGGGATTTGATGGACTTTATACCCTGGACTATATAAAACCGGGAATTACCACCATAAACCAGAATATCAGGGAAAAAGGATATGTGGGGATAAAAGTTTTAAATGATATGTTGAATGGCGAAGTGGTTTCTGACAGGATATTTGTTCCTCACAAACTTATTGTCAGAGATTCAGTAAAGAGATTAGATATTTAA
- a CDS encoding anthranilate synthase component II gives MYLMIDNYDSFVYNIVCYMEELGEKVALVRNDKISVGEIEDLLSLKKIEGLIISPGPKNPDDCGNCKEIVNKMAGRIPILGVCLGHQIIGHVFGAIVQKGIKPMHGKVSKIVTNQKELFAGLPSHYNVTRYHSLIISKESFPDELEIDASSEDGIIMGIHHKEFPIFGVQFHPEAVLTEYGHEILQNYIELCKGWWKINENQNS, from the coding sequence ATGTATTTGATGATAGATAATTATGACTCATTTGTGTACAATATTGTATGTTATATGGAAGAATTAGGGGAAAAAGTAGCGTTAGTGCGTAATGATAAAATTTCTGTAGGAGAAATTGAAGATTTATTATCCCTTAAGAAAATTGAAGGATTGATTATATCACCGGGACCTAAAAACCCTGATGACTGTGGGAACTGCAAAGAAATTGTTAATAAAATGGCGGGCAGAATTCCAATCTTAGGTGTTTGCCTGGGACATCAAATTATAGGTCATGTGTTTGGGGCTATCGTTCAAAAGGGAATAAAACCGATGCATGGTAAAGTATCTAAAATAGTGACAAATCAAAAAGAATTGTTTGCAGGACTTCCATCACATTACAATGTAACCCGTTATCACTCTTTAATTATCAGTAAAGAAAGTTTTCCTGATGAATTGGAGATAGATGCAAGCTCAGAAGACGGAATAATTATGGGTATCCATCACAAAGAATTCCCTATTTTTGGTGTGCAGTTTCATCCAGAAGCTGTGTTAACTGAATATGGTCACGAAATACTTCAAAATTATATTGAATTATGCAAAGGATGGTGGAAGATAAATGAGAACCAAAATTCATAA
- the pabB gene encoding aminodeoxychorismate synthase component I has protein sequence MRTKIHKLNFYVKSEDIFEQFKNRKMAVFLDSSLENQLGQFSIIGLEPYLILKEEDGVFYKNDEPQFETFEYGMKNALQKYQEKNPTRLPLVSGAIGYFSYDYGRKFEHISTRHQKEIHMPEAMFAFYDFLIIDDKKEKALYITAKGETKDAKKAIAELEKEIKSCNPSLNPGKNKQLALFSPNFTKKEYKKAIEKMISYIIEGDIYIANMTQQLKIYSQKRPYDVYRYLRVYNPAPFGAFFQGGDYQIACASPERFLQVKNGNIETRPIKGTRKRGETKKEDLQLKLELQQSSKDRSELLMIVDLERNDLNHVCEPGSVIVTEHFAVETYATVFHLVTTIIGKMKKTLKAIDLIKATFPGGSITGAPKIRAMEIIDELEHDRRNLYTGSIGYFSFNGDCDFNIVIRTAVYQNDTYYIGVGGGITCESDPEFEYEETLQKAKAILEAIGDE, from the coding sequence ATGAGAACCAAAATTCATAAATTGAATTTTTATGTGAAATCAGAAGATATTTTTGAGCAATTTAAAAATAGAAAAATGGCTGTTTTCTTAGATTCTTCTCTTGAAAATCAACTGGGGCAATTTTCGATTATCGGCTTAGAGCCTTATTTGATATTAAAAGAAGAGGATGGGGTTTTTTATAAAAATGATGAACCGCAGTTTGAAACTTTTGAATATGGAATGAAAAATGCCTTGCAAAAATATCAAGAAAAAAATCCGACGAGATTACCATTGGTTTCCGGTGCAATTGGTTACTTTTCGTATGACTATGGAAGAAAGTTTGAACATATTTCTACCCGTCATCAAAAAGAAATCCATATGCCGGAAGCTATGTTTGCATTTTATGATTTCTTAATTATTGATGATAAAAAAGAAAAAGCACTTTATATCACTGCAAAAGGAGAAACTAAAGATGCGAAAAAAGCAATTGCAGAATTGGAAAAAGAAATTAAATCTTGTAATCCTTCTCTAAATCCTGGTAAAAACAAACAACTTGCGTTATTTTCTCCAAATTTTACAAAGAAAGAGTACAAAAAGGCCATTGAAAAAATGATTTCATATATCATAGAGGGGGATATTTACATTGCAAATATGACACAACAATTAAAAATATACAGTCAGAAAAGGCCTTATGATGTCTATCGTTATTTGCGTGTATATAATCCAGCTCCTTTTGGTGCCTTTTTTCAAGGAGGAGATTATCAAATTGCCTGTGCTTCACCAGAACGTTTTTTGCAGGTGAAAAATGGGAATATAGAAACAAGACCAATCAAAGGGACCAGAAAGCGCGGAGAAACAAAAAAAGAAGATTTACAGTTAAAATTAGAATTACAACAATCTTCCAAAGACCGTAGTGAGTTACTGATGATTGTAGATTTAGAAAGGAATGACTTAAATCATGTTTGTGAACCAGGAAGCGTGATAGTAACGGAGCATTTTGCAGTAGAAACTTATGCTACAGTGTTTCATTTAGTTACTACTATTATCGGTAAAATGAAGAAAACACTTAAGGCTATTGATTTAATAAAAGCTACTTTTCCAGGCGGCTCTATTACTGGTGCTCCCAAAATACGTGCTATGGAAATTATCGATGAACTGGAACATGATAGAAGAAATTTATATACCGGCTCTATCGGGTACTTTTCTTTTAATGGAGATTGTGATTTTAATATTGTTATACGTACCGCTGTTTATCAAAATGATACCTATTATATAGGCGTTGGAGGAGGGATTACTTGTGAATCTGATCCAGAATTTGAATATGAAGAAACCCTGCAGAAAGCAAAGGCTATTTTGGAAGCTATTGGTGATGAATAA